The DNA region ATTCTGGAGAGAAGAAGCACCTGCGACACTGAGTGTGCCGGTAGCCGTGATGTCGGATCCGGTGATGCTGCCGTTTGCAAAGATTGCGCCGGCGACGGAGAGCTTGGCGAAGGGAGAGGTGGTGCCGATGCCGACGTTGCCTCCTTCCGTGAGGAAGATAGATGACGTCGCCGTAAGCGTCGTACCCGTACCGTTATAAAACGGAAACTGTCCAGCCGTACCAGAACCCACATCCCCCGATCCTCCTCCACCACCACTTGAACCAACACAGACCCCGTTCACTGCAAAACATCCCGCGGAGATATTGAACCCGTTACTTGCAGTAGTAGTACCAGTACCGAGAGTAAGCGCCGAGATGGAAGCGCTCGAGATATTAGTAGTCCCCGTAAGATTAGCGCCGCTCCAGGTGCCTCCGCTTACGGAAGGAGAAGTGATGACCGTGCCCGAGAGTTGATCGATCCTGGTGGCCTGCCCCATCACATGGAAGACATTCGAGACCTGCGCCGAACTCGCTCCTGAGACGCGACTAATTTCCGCGCGGAGCTCGTTACTCACCTGCTGAAGGCGCAGATCGAGCGCCGCAGAAGAGACGCCGCCAGTGACCACTGTCCCAGGAGTGGTTTGAGTGATGTTCTGAATGACCGGCGTCTCCACACGAACGATACGTTCGATGATGCGCTCGGTGACAGTCTTCCCCGTGCCGGAGGAGGTCGTCGCAGGAACTGGGGGAACGCTAGGGACAGGCGGGGTCACGCTCATGGCACCACCGCCGGAAGCTGATTCCGAACCGTTCGGCGAAGTGCCCAGGGTACTACTCGACGAGCGGTTCAAGGTATCCGTCACCTTGTCGATGACAGCATCGAATCCGTCTTTGACGCCCTCCTTGATGAGGTTAAACGTGTCTTCGTACTGGATGGCGGCAAGCAGGTTCCTCCTCAGCACCTCACGGGTACTGGTGACAGCTGCGGCAGCCGAACGCGAAATTCCTCCGAGAGACTCCCGGGTATCAGCGACGGAAGCAGACATAGCCCCAGAGAGGGTTTCCACCGACTCTCCCAGACGGGAAATAGTCCCTTCAAATCCACCGATGACCCCCTCAGAAACCTTACCCAAAGCCTCTCCCACACTCGTTCCAGCACGCCCCAGGGAGAGAGCGAGATCCCGGGGAAAAGAAGCCAGATCATG from Candidatus Parcubacteria bacterium includes:
- a CDS encoding helix-turn-helix domain-containing protein, with product MSDDSLMVDGRRYLSSKRSAELFGYSTDYVGELCRQGKVACFRKGRQWYVEEKSLFAYLETAREKTVERKHELSRHLSRQLNKKPSPGFWSSLDVSRTLVSRIGAFFVSRRLVRASAGSLLVFALFFAQTPVARAGLEEFSLASILRITRSVTDELAASFRATAVKTGDALATLADGPAVLLGDASALTRSASEAISSSAESVTAAVSASLGETSASAVAMAHDLASFPRDLALSLGRAGTSVGEALGKVSEGVIGGFEGTISRLGESVETLSGAMSASVADTRESLGGISRSAAAAVTSTREVLRRNLLAAIQYEDTFNLIKEGVKDGFDAVIDKVTDTLNRSSSSTLGTSPNGSESASGGGAMSVTPPVPSVPPVPATTSSGTGKTVTERIIERIVRVETPVIQNITQTTPGTVVTGGVSSAALDLRLQQVSNELRAEISRVSGASSAQVSNVFHVMGQATRIDQLSGTVITSPSVSGGTWSGANLTGTTNISSASISALTLGTGTTTASNGFNISAGCFAVNGVCVGSSGGGGGSGDVGSGTAGQFPFYNGTGTTLTATSSIFLTEGGNVGIGTTSPFAKLSVAGAIFANGSITGSDITATGTLSVAGASSLQN